The Procambarus clarkii isolate CNS0578487 chromosome 39, FALCON_Pclarkii_2.0, whole genome shotgun sequence genome window below encodes:
- the LOC138372706 gene encoding uncharacterized protein, whose product MGSPLCVLFANFYMGTIAQKVLVGINLKPAIYCRYDDDIFTQVPDIRRLRELKEAFEQNAVLIFTYEMEKDGKLPFLVVTVTESSRSFRTAVYTKETNIGMCLNANSDCPDKYKRSVGNAYVDRALRHSSG is encoded by the coding sequence atgggttctcccctatgtgtcctgtttgcgaacttctacatgggtaccatcgcacagaaggtcttagttggcaTTAACTTGaagcctgccatatactgcagatatgatgacgacatttttacacaggtacctgatatcaGACGTCTgagggagctgaaggaggcattcgagcagaatgcTGTGTTgattttcacttacgagatggagaaggatggaaagctgccctttctagttgtaacagtcacggaaagtagCAGAAGTTTCCGCACTGCagtttacactaaggaaacaaacataggaatgtgcctcaatgctaacagtgactgcccagacaagtacaagagaagtgttggcAATGCTTACGTTGACCGTGCTCTCCGCCACAGCTCAGGatag